In Shouchella patagoniensis, the following are encoded in one genomic region:
- a CDS encoding DUF2975 domain-containing protein: protein MKDGTVLFLKGVTVFIGIVVAICCIWSLPNLAREAAELNPEFAHLRIPVLAGIYMTAVPFYFALYQAFHLLMLIEKEYAFSEWAVKTLGNIKVCAGAIIGLYALGMAGLFTLNALHPGIALIGGGIMFTTLVIFFFAAVLQGLLSSALKIKSENDLTV, encoded by the coding sequence ATGAAAGATGGGACGGTTCTTTTTTTAAAAGGGGTTACGGTATTTATAGGTATTGTTGTTGCAATATGTTGCATTTGGTCTTTGCCGAATCTTGCGAGAGAAGCTGCGGAATTAAATCCAGAATTCGCGCATTTGCGCATTCCCGTTTTGGCAGGTATTTATATGACAGCTGTGCCTTTTTACTTTGCGCTTTATCAAGCATTTCACTTATTGATGCTTATTGAGAAAGAATATGCTTTTTCAGAATGGGCGGTCAAAACGCTTGGAAATATTAAAGTGTGTGCGGGGGCAATTATTGGACTCTATGCACTAGGCATGGCAGGGTTGTTTACTTTAAATGCACTTCATCCAGGTATTGCTCTAATCGGTGGAGGGATTATGTTTACGACGTTAGTCATTTTCTTCTTTGCAGCAGTTCTACAAGGGTTATTATCGAGTGCTTTGAAAATAAAATCAGAGAATGATTTAACGGTTTGA
- a CDS encoding helix-turn-helix domain-containing protein produces the protein MAIIIRLDVMLAKRKMSMTELSEKVGVTMANLSILKNGKAKAVRFSTLEAICNVLDCQPGDLLEYDRKDVK, from the coding sequence ATGGCAATAATTATTCGACTAGATGTCATGCTAGCAAAACGGAAAATGAGTATGACAGAGCTCTCAGAAAAGGTCGGAGTGACGATGGCAAACTTATCAATCTTAAAAAACGGAAAAGCGAAAGCCGTTCGATTCTCGACGCTTGAGGCGATTTGTAATGTACTAGACTGTCAGCCTGGTGATTTGCTGGAATATGACCGGAAAGATGTAAAGTAA
- a CDS encoding NUDIX hydrolase: MYVQEDVPIRCTGIAVVLIKQVASQYKVLLLKRASSTLKGLWCYIGGGIESGETAVEATWREVREETGITDLTLYTTNTFDQFYNPKSNLIYVAPVFVGYVSEQTEVQLNDEHSDFEWLLIDEAVVKVTLPGNEEVLRYIERHFIKKVPLEWLKV; this comes from the coding sequence ATGTATGTGCAAGAGGATGTGCCTATAAGGTGTACTGGAATAGCAGTTGTGCTGATTAAACAAGTGGCTAGTCAATACAAAGTATTGCTGTTGAAGAGAGCGTCCTCAACGTTAAAAGGACTGTGGTGTTATATTGGCGGTGGGATAGAAAGCGGTGAGACGGCGGTAGAAGCGACATGGCGTGAAGTGAGAGAAGAGACGGGTATTACGGATTTGACCCTATACACGACCAATACATTTGATCAGTTTTATAACCCTAAAAGCAACTTGATCTACGTTGCTCCTGTCTTTGTCGGCTATGTAAGCGAACAGACAGAGGTACAACTAAACGATGAACATAGTGATTTTGAATGGCTTTTAATAGACGAAGCAGTGGTGAAAGTAACCTTACCCGGAAACGAAGAGGTTCTTCGTTATATAGAAAGGCATTTTATTAAGAAAGTACCACTTGAATGGTTAAAGGTATGA
- a CDS encoding SMI1/KNR4 family protein produces the protein MTNEDVKAAENRLKVKFPPTYAHMVLEQNGGMIVRNAFPAPNHPNFTEPFVEVDYIYGIGSNTGLFDSAYFQQEWVLPEGLLLFNGDGHTWLAFDYRKVSVNPPIVYVDNYEDVKIKN, from the coding sequence ATCACAAACGAAGATGTAAAAGCAGCAGAGAATCGTTTGAAAGTAAAGTTTCCACCTACTTACGCTCATATGGTTCTCGAACAAAATGGTGGAATGATTGTCCGCAATGCGTTTCCTGCTCCCAACCATCCTAACTTTACAGAACCATTTGTTGAAGTAGATTACATTTATGGTATTGGGTCAAACACGGGTCTTTTTGATAGTGCTTATTTTCAACAGGAATGGGTTTTACCAGAGGGATTGTTGTTGTTCAATGGTGATGGTCATACATGGCTTGCGTTTGATTATCGAAAGGTGTCCGTTAACCCACCGATCGTGTATGTCGATAATTATGAGGACGTAAAAATAAAAAACTAG
- a CDS encoding DMT family transporter — MGWFFVLIAALFELVGVIGLKKFSQHKTFLHALLFFGGFGFSFVFLYASFNYLQISIAYAVWIGIGTAAAVLVNMVFFGESKNAGRVISLVIIVVGVTGLKAVS; from the coding sequence ATGGGTTGGTTTTTTGTTCTTATTGCAGCTTTATTTGAATTAGTAGGAGTCATCGGTCTAAAGAAGTTTAGCCAACATAAAACGTTCCTACACGCCTTGCTCTTTTTTGGTGGGTTTGGCTTTTCATTCGTATTTCTTTATGCATCTTTTAACTACTTGCAAATTAGTATTGCTTATGCCGTCTGGATTGGCATTGGAACAGCCGCTGCTGTACTTGTGAACATGGTCTTTTTCGGGGAATCTAAAAACGCAGGTCGTGTCATTAGTCTGGTCATTATTGTGGTTGGCGTGACAGGTTTAAAAGCCGTTTCTTAA
- a CDS encoding DMT family transporter, with product MNNGWYYVVLTCLFELVWVFGFNVATSWWHWAIIISVILVDFYFLAKACEFLPTGTVYAIFAAAGTVGTALMDIFIFGGSFSLAKGVFMGILVLGVITLKLADNKSEQTNTVKGAA from the coding sequence ATGAATAACGGTTGGTATTATGTTGTATTAACTTGTCTTTTTGAATTGGTTTGGGTATTTGGTTTTAACGTCGCTACCTCTTGGTGGCATTGGGCAATCATCATTTCAGTCATCCTCGTTGACTTTTACTTTCTTGCTAAAGCCTGTGAGTTCTTACCAACAGGAACGGTTTATGCCATTTTCGCAGCAGCAGGTACAGTAGGGACAGCGCTTATGGATATCTTCATCTTCGGCGGTTCGTTTAGCCTCGCCAAGGGAGTCTTTATGGGGATTCTCGTGCTTGGGGTCATTACCTTAAAACTCGCTGACAATAAAAGCGAACAAACAAATACTGTGAAAGGTGCTGCTTAA
- a CDS encoding TetR family transcriptional regulator, with amino-acid sequence MDKREKIIDAAISAFQEKGVEKTTITDIVKRAGIAQGTYYLYFPSKLSVMPGIAEVFVTKIMDQLREQVTSDSIDKQLDEVVESLFGTTDEHRELAILIYSGLTQTEHIKEWESIYSPLYKWLEQLLEQAIKAGTIRSSIQTTYTARIMVGAIESTAEQIYLYNNHEEATDSAHKQELLTFIRHALGASDS; translated from the coding sequence TTGGATAAACGAGAAAAAATTATTGACGCAGCCATTTCTGCCTTTCAAGAAAAAGGCGTTGAGAAGACAACGATCACGGACATTGTCAAACGGGCTGGTATCGCTCAAGGAACCTATTACTTGTACTTTCCATCAAAGCTATCAGTGATGCCTGGTATTGCAGAAGTATTTGTCACAAAGATCATGGATCAATTACGTGAACAAGTGACGAGCGATTCGATCGACAAGCAGCTAGATGAAGTTGTCGAGTCTCTTTTCGGAACAACCGATGAACATCGAGAATTAGCCATTCTTATTTATTCTGGACTCACCCAAACTGAGCATATAAAGGAATGGGAATCAATATACTCTCCATTGTACAAATGGCTTGAACAGCTTCTAGAGCAAGCAATAAAAGCGGGTACGATTCGGTCTTCCATTCAAACAACGTATACTGCACGCATTATGGTTGGTGCGATCGAATCAACAGCAGAACAAATCTATTTATACAACAATCATGAAGAAGCAACTGACTCGGCGCATAAGCAAGAGCTGCTTACTTTTATTCGCCACGCATTAGGGGCAAGCGATTCCTAA
- a CDS encoding PRD domain-containing protein — protein sequence MNLIKSFNNNVALVEDSSGTEWVILGNGVGFGKEKGAAIDEATIKKKFIAESTSNSRQPFLEMIEQIPISIFEATAEMIRTAESVMGTELNQHIFLALADHLNYAVKRTRDNVDYPHTNRWELQKLYPKEHKAAIEAIRVVYDLLDVILPKSEETFLTYHFVNAQGPSARLSETMKMTEAISRIIEMIEYHYDMQLNEESLNYLRLLTHLRYFLLRQLHGEKLEQNEMDDDLIDLIKGKYSHAYECVEKISRILKKHYEWELTLNEKVYLTLHIWRLIT from the coding sequence ATGAACCTCATTAAGTCTTTTAATAATAATGTTGCTTTAGTTGAAGACTCTTCTGGCACAGAGTGGGTAATTCTTGGGAACGGCGTTGGATTTGGCAAGGAAAAAGGTGCTGCAATTGACGAGGCCACTATTAAAAAGAAGTTTATTGCCGAATCGACTTCGAATTCTCGTCAACCGTTTTTAGAAATGATCGAACAAATACCCATTTCTATTTTTGAAGCGACTGCAGAGATGATTCGAACTGCTGAATCTGTTATGGGAACAGAACTAAACCAGCATATCTTTTTAGCACTTGCTGATCATTTGAACTATGCAGTAAAGCGAACAAGAGATAATGTCGATTATCCCCATACGAATCGGTGGGAATTACAGAAGCTCTATCCGAAAGAACATAAAGCAGCAATTGAAGCGATACGCGTTGTTTACGATTTATTGGATGTAATTCTTCCAAAAAGCGAAGAAACATTTTTAACCTATCATTTTGTAAATGCCCAAGGTCCCAGTGCTCGTTTATCGGAAACGATGAAAATGACCGAAGCGATTAGCCGTATTATTGAAATGATAGAATACCATTATGACATGCAATTGAATGAAGAATCGTTAAATTATTTACGGTTGCTTACCCATCTTCGTTATTTTCTCCTTCGGCAATTACATGGAGAAAAGCTTGAACAGAATGAGATGGATGATGACCTCATTGACTTGATAAAAGGAAAGTATTCTCACGCTTATGAATGTGTAGAAAAAATCTCTCGCATCCTGAAAAAGCATTATGAGTGGGAGCTTACTTTAAATGAGAAGGTATACTTAACGCTTCATATATGGAGACTAATCACATAA
- the nagE gene encoding N-acetylglucosamine-specific PTS transporter subunit IIBC, translated as MMDYMQRLGRSLMLPVAVLPAAAILLGVGAWIGEFSWGEDTVVSAFMSAAGESIIDNMGVLFALGVALGLSKDKDGSAALSGLVAFLVITTVLSSETVAELTHTNIDAVNPAFEVIQNQFIGILSGVIASIMYNRFSHVQLPAALAFFSGKRLVPIVTAATMLFLSAVLFFIWPFIYNALVTFGTWISQLDFIGAGLYGFFNRLLIPTGLHHALNSVFWFDVAGINDIGNYWDGKGELGITGRYQAGFFPIMMFGVPAAALAMYHTAHASKKKQIGSLMLAAGFAAFLTGVTEPLEFAFMFVAPFLFVVHAALTGLSLAIAAFFQWTAGFSFSAGLLDFFLSFPLEMANQPYMLLIQGLVFGAIYYFLFRFLIVKFNLTTPGREPEGESLDMSDSSDGNLIGDENKLAVMAATIYKGLGGDDNVLSVDNCITRLRIEVKDMEQVNQAEIKSTGIPGINIVSDHNIQVVVGTQVQFVADEIEKIRRSK; from the coding sequence ATGATGGATTATATGCAAAGGTTAGGTCGGTCATTGATGCTGCCAGTCGCAGTCCTTCCTGCTGCCGCCATTTTGCTTGGTGTTGGAGCTTGGATTGGGGAGTTTTCATGGGGAGAAGATACTGTCGTTTCAGCATTTATGAGCGCTGCTGGGGAATCAATTATTGATAATATGGGTGTGCTTTTTGCACTTGGTGTCGCCCTCGGATTATCAAAAGATAAAGATGGTTCGGCTGCATTAAGTGGGTTAGTTGCGTTTCTAGTAATCACCACGGTTTTATCATCAGAAACGGTTGCTGAACTTACACATACAAATATTGATGCAGTAAACCCTGCTTTTGAAGTCATTCAAAATCAATTTATTGGGATTTTATCCGGTGTGATTGCTTCAATTATGTACAACCGGTTTAGTCATGTTCAATTACCTGCTGCTCTAGCGTTCTTTAGTGGAAAGAGACTCGTGCCAATTGTAACTGCGGCGACGATGCTTTTTCTATCAGCGGTATTGTTCTTTATTTGGCCATTCATCTACAATGCTCTTGTGACATTTGGAACGTGGATTAGCCAACTTGACTTTATTGGGGCAGGACTGTATGGCTTTTTTAATCGATTGCTCATTCCTACTGGTCTCCATCATGCTTTAAATTCTGTATTCTGGTTTGATGTTGCAGGTATTAATGATATTGGAAACTATTGGGATGGGAAAGGCGAGCTGGGCATAACAGGTCGTTACCAAGCCGGATTCTTTCCTATTATGATGTTTGGTGTACCTGCCGCGGCCCTAGCGATGTATCATACGGCTCACGCAAGTAAAAAGAAACAAATTGGCTCGCTTATGCTTGCCGCTGGTTTTGCAGCATTTTTAACTGGAGTTACTGAGCCGCTAGAATTTGCATTTATGTTTGTTGCTCCATTTCTTTTTGTTGTTCATGCTGCCTTAACGGGTTTATCGTTAGCGATTGCTGCCTTTTTCCAATGGACGGCAGGTTTCTCTTTTAGTGCAGGGTTATTGGATTTCTTTTTAAGCTTTCCTCTTGAAATGGCAAACCAACCTTATATGCTGCTTATTCAAGGTCTTGTTTTTGGAGCAATATACTATTTCTTATTCCGTTTCTTAATTGTGAAGTTTAACCTCACTACACCTGGCCGTGAACCAGAGGGTGAAAGTCTAGATATGTCTGACTCCTCTGATGGTAATTTAATTGGAGATGAGAACAAGTTAGCTGTAATGGCTGCAACGATTTATAAAGGTTTAGGTGGCGATGACAATGTCCTTTCTGTTGATAATTGTATTACACGTCTTCGAATTGAAGTAAAGGATATGGAACAAGTCAATCAAGCGGAAATCAAAAGTACAGGTATTCCCGGAATAAATATCGTTTCAGACCATAACATTCAAGTTGTTGTTGGAACTCAAGTTCAGTTTGTTGCTGATGAGATTGAAAAGATTCGTAGAAGCAAGTAA
- a CDS encoding Cof-type HAD-IIB family hydrolase, which yields MNSLIAIDLDGTLLADDGTISARNAQAIRKAQEAGCVVSICSGRSLHDTKAILEEAKLECPLITGNGAITFNDGQQIQTLSMEPALLEELLPQLESENYYYELYTNEGVYLFERGKGMLEREIKEKAGSDKSFSTEWATREMNLQFEQKGTRQITDYHDFDLASLGIYKIFVFSFHREKLDALEEELSSREDLSLTTSGKTKLEIAHKDTSKGNALAAFAEVVGVPMKNTVAIGDNLNDLSMFAVAGMGIAMGNAEEEVKEASTHITKRYNEDGVAYAIEEFVLN from the coding sequence ATGAATTCGTTAATTGCAATTGATTTGGATGGCACGCTTTTAGCTGATGACGGGACGATTAGTGCAAGGAATGCTCAGGCGATTCGTAAAGCACAGGAAGCGGGCTGCGTTGTTTCAATTTGTTCTGGACGTTCTTTACATGATACAAAAGCGATTCTTGAAGAAGCAAAACTAGAATGTCCCCTGATAACAGGGAATGGGGCTATCACATTTAATGATGGACAACAGATTCAAACATTATCAATGGAACCTGCCTTATTAGAAGAACTATTGCCACAGCTGGAGTCAGAGAACTATTACTATGAATTGTACACAAATGAGGGTGTGTACTTATTTGAACGAGGCAAAGGGATGCTTGAACGAGAAATCAAAGAGAAGGCAGGTAGCGATAAAAGCTTCTCCACTGAATGGGCTACTCGTGAAATGAACCTTCAGTTTGAGCAGAAAGGAACGCGTCAGATTACTGATTATCACGATTTTGATCTCGCTAGCCTTGGTATTTATAAGATTTTTGTATTCTCATTTCACCGGGAAAAACTAGATGCGTTAGAAGAAGAACTATCGAGTCGTGAGGACCTCTCGCTAACAACTTCAGGTAAAACAAAGCTAGAGATTGCCCATAAAGATACGAGTAAAGGGAATGCACTGGCAGCGTTTGCGGAAGTAGTTGGTGTTCCAATGAAAAACACCGTTGCAATTGGAGACAATTTAAATGATTTATCGATGTTTGCTGTGGCAGGTATGGGCATTGCGATGGGGAATGCCGAAGAGGAAGTTAAAGAAGCGAGCACCCATATCACGAAACGGTACAATGAAGATGGTGTGGCTTATGCGATTGAGGAGTTTGTATTAAATTAA
- a CDS encoding helix-turn-helix domain-containing protein — protein sequence MKEAELHDLWSINESFARARDFPAVLDALATAVPRLIPRADMVILYLYDEERKVLRLGTGFGVVISSLKRIAFKPGESMTGQVFVSKQPVLCLGEKDVKERMANISSDNLRWYRQGIADKSINSSFSVPLLNGSRCIGTLAVNQHKDDGIPFSKKEVRLVAQLAVQGAHAIDHVRLFEQMAAETRELNESLFIQDRFARVLAESGGLEKVMTVLRRLLPKEKKVEFSEVKSHNNYTHPVLQGNEPIGWLVFNKKATIKERYVIEKAAETIAIMYRYEMNICERNLRMKESLFERVLNGSTIEEVAQLFSAHRNEYVRCLVFKRSRSELGALCQKIEQIALKTTSEVTVMVYRSHWVVVMNASEEQQIVSFSKSLYELPSFSSSVTIGVSRFVQLHDVADAYHEAVGAWEEGAVAGDSIAYYVKLGYKRLLNRIDAKDKQAFIQDHLGPLFSMEPVYIETLKALIASNRNRQQTANSLYIHANTLYQRVKRIEQELGVSFTEEAAWMNIVIAINLNDN from the coding sequence ATGAAAGAAGCCGAATTACATGATCTCTGGTCAATTAACGAGTCGTTTGCTCGTGCCCGTGATTTTCCCGCCGTGTTAGATGCTCTGGCAACAGCTGTGCCAAGGCTCATTCCTCGCGCAGATATGGTTATTCTCTATTTGTATGACGAAGAAAGAAAAGTGCTTCGCCTTGGGACTGGTTTTGGAGTAGTCATTTCAAGCTTAAAACGAATCGCGTTTAAGCCAGGAGAGTCGATGACTGGTCAGGTTTTTGTCAGCAAACAGCCGGTTCTTTGTCTGGGAGAAAAAGATGTAAAAGAAAGAATGGCAAATATCTCAAGCGATAACTTGCGTTGGTATCGACAAGGAATAGCGGACAAGTCCATTAACAGTTCTTTCAGCGTGCCGCTGCTTAATGGAAGCCGATGTATCGGAACGTTAGCAGTTAATCAGCATAAAGATGACGGTATTCCCTTCTCCAAAAAAGAAGTTAGGCTTGTGGCACAACTTGCTGTTCAAGGAGCGCATGCGATTGATCATGTACGTCTTTTTGAACAGATGGCAGCGGAAACCCGTGAATTAAATGAAAGTTTGTTCATCCAAGATCGGTTTGCCCGAGTTTTAGCGGAAAGTGGTGGCTTGGAAAAAGTAATGACGGTTTTGCGTAGGTTACTTCCGAAAGAAAAAAAGGTTGAATTCTCGGAAGTGAAATCGCATAACAATTATACTCATCCAGTACTACAAGGAAATGAACCCATCGGCTGGCTTGTGTTTAATAAGAAAGCAACGATAAAAGAACGTTACGTAATAGAAAAGGCGGCTGAAACCATTGCAATCATGTATCGCTATGAAATGAATATCTGTGAAAGAAATTTGCGTATGAAAGAATCGTTATTTGAACGAGTATTAAATGGATCGACAATCGAGGAAGTGGCACAGCTGTTTTCTGCACATCGGAACGAGTATGTGCGATGTCTTGTTTTTAAACGAAGCAGAAGCGAACTTGGTGCTTTGTGCCAGAAAATTGAACAAATTGCTTTGAAAACTACTTCAGAAGTAACAGTGATGGTGTATCGTTCTCATTGGGTTGTTGTGATGAATGCATCAGAAGAACAACAAATCGTTTCTTTTTCTAAAAGCTTGTACGAGTTACCATCGTTTTCTTCTTCAGTGACGATCGGGGTAAGCCGTTTTGTTCAGCTACATGATGTGGCTGATGCGTATCATGAGGCAGTTGGAGCATGGGAAGAGGGGGCGGTTGCCGGTGATTCAATCGCATACTATGTGAAGCTCGGGTATAAGCGTCTTCTGAACCGTATTGATGCAAAAGATAAACAAGCCTTCATCCAAGATCATCTTGGACCGCTGTTCTCAATGGAACCCGTCTATATAGAAACGTTAAAGGCGTTAATCGCATCAAATCGCAATCGTCAACAAACAGCGAATTCCTTATATATTCATGCGAACACACTTTACCAGCGTGTCAAAAGAATTGAGCAGGAATTAGGTGTCTCATTTACTGAAGAAGCGGCTTGGATGAACATCGTCATCGCGATTAATCTGAACGATAATTAA